Within the Kingella potus genome, the region AATGTAAATCTCATCCGTGCTGGTACACACATCGACATCGACCGAGCTCAAGCTAAGCTCTTCCAAACCACCGTAGTAAAGGCTGTAGATACGCTGTTGCCAACCTGTGTAGCCGCCATAAGCGTTTTTGGCGTTAATGTTGACGCATACCGCATAGTATGCCCGGCCGTTCAGCCTGGACGGTGCGCGCGACAGTTGGAATACTTTGCGAGGCGGGGTGGTGAAGCGGATTTGTGCGCTGCCGGCATCCAGCAGGCTTTGATCCAGACGGTTGTGGATAAGCTGCTTGTAGTCTTTGGGATAGGGGCCGTAGTCGGCATTGCGTATGGTCTGCATACTGATTTCAGGTGTGGTGGCACAGGCGACCAAGAGTAGAGACAGGCTGGCGATGAGAGCAGTGCGGACGGGGAATTTGGTTTTCATGCTGGTTTCCTTGGGTTGGGAATATTGTTTAGGCCGTCTGAAAACGGGTTTCGGGTTTCAGACGGCCTTTTGGGGCATCAAACGCCGTTATGCTTTGGCCTGCCAAGTGTCTTTCAACGTAACCGTGCGGTTGAACACAGGCTTGCCTTCACTGTGGTCGCGGCGGTCGGTAACGAAATAGCCCAAACGCTCGAACTGCCGGCGGCTCTCGGGTGGCAGGCCGCTGGCCGAAGCCTCTACCCATGCTTGGATTTCGCGGGCGGATTCGGGGTTGAGGAAATCGGTGAAGGGCAGGTATTCTCCGTCGGCACCGCGCACGGCGTCGGGACGCGGTTCGGTAAACAGACGCTCATAGAGGCGCACGGTGGCGGGGACGGCGTGTTCGGCGGAAAGCCAGTGGATCACGCCTTTGACTTTGCGGCCTTCGGGGTTTTTGCCGAGTGTGTCGTAATCGAGGCTGCATTTGAGTTCGACGACGTGGCCGTCTGAATCTTTGACTACTTCGTCGCAACGCATCACATAGCTGTGGCGCAGGCGCACTTCGCCGCCGGGAATCAGGCGTTTGAAGCCTTTGGGCGGGTTTTCGGCGAAGTCGTCGGCTTCGATGTAGAGTGTGGACGAAATCGGCAGATCGCGCCCGCCCATTTCTTCGTGGTTGGGATGGTAGGGGGCGTAGCGGCTTTGCGCTTGGGCGGGGTCGAAGTTGGTGAGTGTTACTTTGAGCGGGTTGAGTACGGCAATCATGCGCGGGGCGGAGTTTTCCAGCTCTTCGCGGATGGCGCCTTCGAGTACGCTCATATCAACGGTGTTTTCAGACTTGGAAATACCCGCGCGTTTGGCAAACAGGCGCAGGCCTTCGGGCGTATAACCACGGCGGCGCATACCGGAAATCGTGGGCATACGCGGGTCGTCCCAGCCGGAGACGCGGCCGTCTGAAACCAGTTGGTTGAGTTTGCGTTTGGAGGTGATGGAGTAGAGCAGTTCCAAACGCGAAAATTCGTATTGGCGCGGACGGGTGGCGTGCGGGGCGGGGATGTTGTCGAGCACCCAGTCATACAGCGGACGGTGCGCTTCAAATTCCAGCGTACACAGCGAATGCGTGATGCCTTCGATGGCATCGGAAATGGCGTGGGTGTAGTCGTACATCGGGTAGATGCACCATTTGTCGCCGGTGTTGTGGTGGTGGGCGCGGCGGATGCGGTAAATCACGGGGTCGCGCAGATTCACGTTGCCCGAAGCCATGTCGATTTTCAGGCGCAGGGTTTTGCTGCCGTCAGGGAACTCACCGTCGCGCATTTTGTAAAACAAATCCAGATTTTCTTCGATGCTGCGCTCGCGATAAGGGCTGTTTTTGCCTGCTTCGGTGAGCGTGCCGCGATATTCGCGCATTTGTTCGGCGGTTAAGTCGTCGACATAGGCTTTGCCGTCTTTGATGAGGCCGACGGCGTAGTCGAATAATTGGTCAAAATAATTGGAGGCGAAGCGCGGCTCGCCTGCCCAATGAAAGCCCAGCCATTCCACGTCTTCTTTAATGGAGTTGACGTATTCTTGGTTTTCTTTCTCGGGATTGGTGTCGTCAAAACGCAGGTTGCACAGGCCGTCGTAAACATAGGCCAAACCGAAATTCAGGCAGATGGATTTGGCGTGGCCGATGTGCAGATAGCCGTTGGGTTCGGGCGGGAAACGGGTTTGGACGGCGGTGTGTTTGCCGCTTTTGAGGTCGTCTTCGATAATGGTGCGGATGAAGTGGTTGTCGGCGAATTGGTCTTTGTTGAGCATGACGGAAGCAGGTTTGGGAAAAGCGGCGATTGTACCTGATTTTGCCTGCGCCCTGCATGGAGAGGCCGTCTGAAAAAAGGCGGCGGGGCTGTTTTTCAGACGGCCTGAAACGGTATAATGCCGCCCCTCGGAGCCGTCGGCAAACCGCCGGCCCGCCAACACCCGCCAACCGGCAGAAATAAACCCATCATCAGGAGACCATCCATGAACGCACTCATGAAACTCACTCTGGCCGCCGCCCTCGGCTTCGGCCTTGCCGCCTGCGGCGGAGAGTCCGGCAACACCGCCGCTTCCGGCGCAAACGGCAGCGCACCCGCCGCCGGCGCAGACAAAACCGAAATCCGTTTCGGCACCACACCCGGCGATTTTGCCGACATGATCAAAGACCAAATCCAGCCCGCGCTGGAAAAACAGGGCTACACCGTTACCCTTACCGAATATCCCGATTACGTTACCCCCAACAAAGCCCTGGCCGAAAACGCTATCGACATCAACATTTTCCAGCACAAACCCTATCTCGACGCATTCAAAGCCGAACACAATCTCGATCTGACGGAAATCTTCCAAGTGCCCACCGCCCCCTTGGGCATCTACCCGGGCAAGCTGTCCAAGCTAGAAGAAGTCAAAAACGGCAGCACCGTCGCTATTCCCAACGACCCGTCCAACCTGGCACGCGCCCTGGTTATGCTCGACGAACTGGATTGGATCAAGCTGAAAGACGGCATCGACCCGCTGAAAGCCTCGCGCGCCGACATCGCCGAAAACACCAAAAACATCGAATTTGTCGAAATGGAAGCCGCCAACCTGCCGCGCAGCCGGCAAGACGTGGATTTCGCCGTAGTAAACGGCAACTACGCCATGAGCAGCGGCATGAAGCTCACCGAATCCCTGTTTCAGGAACCGAGCTTTGCCTATGTAAACTGGTCTGCCGTACGCACCGCCGACAAAGACGCGAAATGGGTCAAAGACGTTAGCGACGCATACAACACCGACAGCTTCAAAGCCTATGCGCACCAACGTTTTGCCGGCTACAAATACCCCGCAGCATGGGGTGAAAACGCAGCAGAAGGCGCAAAAGCCGAAGCCGCATCTGCCGCATCCGCAGCCAAATAAACGGCAGCCGGAAATACATAGAGGCCGTCTGAAAACCCGCAACCGGTTTTTCAGACGGCCTCTTCCGTTCCGCCGGTTATTGCAGAATCTGCGGCTCTTCCCGTACGGCACGGACAATGTCCGCCCCAAACAGGGCGTTTACGTCGGTTTCGTCGAAAACGTATTTTTCATTGCAGAAATC harbors:
- a CDS encoding MetQ/NlpA family ABC transporter substrate-binding protein, translated to MNALMKLTLAAALGFGLAACGGESGNTAASGANGSAPAAGADKTEIRFGTTPGDFADMIKDQIQPALEKQGYTVTLTEYPDYVTPNKALAENAIDINIFQHKPYLDAFKAEHNLDLTEIFQVPTAPLGIYPGKLSKLEEVKNGSTVAIPNDPSNLARALVMLDELDWIKLKDGIDPLKASRADIAENTKNIEFVEMEAANLPRSRQDVDFAVVNGNYAMSSGMKLTESLFQEPSFAYVNWSAVRTADKDAKWVKDVSDAYNTDSFKAYAHQRFAGYKYPAAWGENAAEGAKAEAASAASAAK
- a CDS encoding glutamine--tRNA ligase/YqeY domain fusion protein, which translates into the protein MLNKDQFADNHFIRTIIEDDLKSGKHTAVQTRFPPEPNGYLHIGHAKSICLNFGLAYVYDGLCNLRFDDTNPEKENQEYVNSIKEDVEWLGFHWAGEPRFASNYFDQLFDYAVGLIKDGKAYVDDLTAEQMREYRGTLTEAGKNSPYRERSIEENLDLFYKMRDGEFPDGSKTLRLKIDMASGNVNLRDPVIYRIRRAHHHNTGDKWCIYPMYDYTHAISDAIEGITHSLCTLEFEAHRPLYDWVLDNIPAPHATRPRQYEFSRLELLYSITSKRKLNQLVSDGRVSGWDDPRMPTISGMRRRGYTPEGLRLFAKRAGISKSENTVDMSVLEGAIREELENSAPRMIAVLNPLKVTLTNFDPAQAQSRYAPYHPNHEEMGGRDLPISSTLYIEADDFAENPPKGFKRLIPGGEVRLRHSYVMRCDEVVKDSDGHVVELKCSLDYDTLGKNPEGRKVKGVIHWLSAEHAVPATVRLYERLFTEPRPDAVRGADGEYLPFTDFLNPESAREIQAWVEASASGLPPESRRQFERLGYFVTDRRDHSEGKPVFNRTVTLKDTWQAKA